A DNA window from Maribellus comscasis contains the following coding sequences:
- a CDS encoding efflux RND transporter periplasmic adaptor subunit, which produces MKFRNNYLVLGLAIILLSGCKNSPKEVPQAETIKKVKVETITDDVVQNTMILNGKIKEKSLTSLSFRVGGPLMKLTVKQGDYVRAGQVIAEIDDRDYQLQAETSKAQFEQAEGEYNRYKKLVEQKKIPENTFEKIKSGYLMTKTAYENAQNQLNDTKLKAPFSGFIYEKFVENYQTVGAGTPIVSVMDNSHLEVVVPVAESQLNRIKADKQSFLNVENAGIKQLPIQLLSVSEKTMQDGLYEVKFSFTNKDDLKVAPGMTAEVNIYCKSEENRLSVASTAIFHEKTATYVWVYNPSTSTVKKREVKISLDGANGRVNIASGVNNGEQIVTAGVHYLVEGQKVEPLSTPSVTNIGGLL; this is translated from the coding sequence ATGAAATTCAGAAACAATTATCTGGTGCTGGGCCTTGCAATTATTTTATTGTCAGGGTGTAAAAATTCACCAAAAGAGGTGCCTCAGGCCGAAACAATTAAAAAGGTTAAAGTAGAAACAATTACAGACGACGTTGTTCAGAACACAATGATCCTTAACGGAAAGATAAAGGAGAAGAGTTTGACCTCTCTTTCTTTTCGCGTAGGTGGCCCCTTAATGAAATTAACAGTAAAACAAGGTGATTATGTCCGGGCCGGGCAAGTCATTGCCGAGATTGATGATCGTGATTACCAACTTCAGGCGGAAACTTCCAAAGCCCAGTTTGAGCAGGCTGAAGGAGAATATAATCGTTACAAAAAGCTGGTAGAACAAAAGAAAATTCCTGAAAACACTTTTGAAAAAATTAAATCGGGTTACCTGATGACAAAAACGGCTTATGAAAATGCCCAAAATCAATTGAACGATACAAAGTTAAAAGCTCCTTTTTCAGGTTTTATATACGAAAAATTTGTGGAAAATTATCAAACAGTTGGCGCTGGAACTCCAATTGTTTCCGTTATGGATAATTCGCATCTGGAGGTAGTTGTACCGGTTGCTGAAAGCCAGCTGAACAGAATAAAAGCAGACAAGCAAAGTTTTTTGAATGTTGAAAATGCAGGAATAAAACAACTTCCAATTCAGTTGCTGAGCGTAAGTGAAAAAACAATGCAGGACGGTTTATATGAAGTCAAATTTTCGTTTACAAACAAAGATGATTTGAAAGTAGCTCCGGGAATGACAGCGGAGGTAAATATTTACTGCAAGTCGGAAGAAAATCGGTTATCAGTTGCTTCCACAGCTATTTTTCATGAAAAAACGGCTACCTATGTGTGGGTTTACAATCCTTCAACAAGTACGGTAAAAAAACGTGAAGTAAAAATTTCATTGGACGGTGCAAACGGACGGGTAAATATTGCTTCGGGAGTAAATAATGGAGAACAGATTGTTACCGCGGGAGTTCATTATTTGGTTGAAGGACAAAAAGTGGAACCGCTGTCAACGCCTTCTGTAACTAACATTGGAGGGCTGTTGTAA